TCGTCCAGGGCGAGGCCGACGACCTCCTCGCCACCCTGTGCCTGGCCACCCGCGCGCCGCTGGCACTGGCCCCGGCCATGAATCCGCAGATGTGGGCCCACCCGGCCACCCAGGCCAACCGCGAGGCGCTCGCCACCCGTGGCGTGACACTGCTCGGGCCGGCCGCGGGCGAGATGGCCTGCGGCGAGACCGGCGAGGGGCGCATGCTGGAGCCGGAGGCCCTCCTCGCGGGCCTCGCGGGGCTGTTCGAGACCGGCCGGCTCGCCGGGCGCCGGGTGGTGGTGACGGCGGGGCCCACCCGCGAGCCCATCGATCCCGTGCGTTACATCAGCAACCGCAGCTCCGGGCGCATGGGCTTTGCCGTGGCCGAGGCGGCTGCCGAGGCCGGGGCCGAGGTGGTGCTGGTCGCCGGCCCCGTGGCACTGGAAACCCCGGCACGGGTCGAGCGCATCGACGTGGAGACGGCGGCGCAGATGCAGGCCGCCGTGATGGCCGCCATTCCGGGAGCCGACGTGTTCATCGGCGCGGCGGCCGTGGCCGATTACCGCGTGGATGCGGTCGCCGGGCAGAAGATCAAGAAGACCGGCGAGCACCTCGCCCTCGAGCTCGTGCGCAACCCCGACATCCTGGCCGGCGTCGCGGCCCTGGCGTCGCGCCCCTTCGTGGTGGGCTTTGCCGCCGAGACCGAGCAGCTGCTCGCCCACGCGCGCGACAAGCTCGTGCGCAAGGGCCTCGACCTGATCGCCGCCAATGCCGTCGGGGAGGGGCTCGGCTTCGACACCGAGGACAATGCCCTCGAACTCCTCTGGGCCGACGGCCAGCACTCGCTGCCCCGGGCGAGCAAGACGCAGCTTGCACGCGAGCTGGTGGCCGTGATCGCCGATCGCCTGGACGCGACACCGGGCAGGGTCGTCCCGCTGCGCCATGTCTCGCCCTGAGCGGACTGGATTTTCACCCTTGCCGGGGCAACAATGGCCACCCCGCCCATCCCACGAAAGACCCGCATGCACAAGGTAGAAGTCAAGATCCTGGATCCCCGCATCGGCAGCGAATTCCCCCTGCCCGCCTATGCCACCCCCGGCTCGGCCGGCATGGACCTGCGCGCCTGCCTCGATGAGGCCATCACCCTCGAGCCGGGCGACACCCACCTCGTACCCACCGGCATCGCCATCCACATCGGCGACCCGGGCCTGGCGGCGACGATCCTGCCGCGCTCCGGGCTGGGTCACAAGCACGGCATCGTGCTCGGCAACCTGGTCGGCCTGATCGACTCGGACTACCAGGGCCAGCTCTTCGTCTCCTGCTGGAACCGCGGCCGCGAGGCCTTCAGCCTGGCCCCCGGCGAGCGCCTCGCCCAGCTCGTGTTCGTACCGGTCGTGCAGGCGCAGCTCGAGGTCGTGGACGAATTCCACGAGAGCGAGCGCGGCGAAGGCGGCTTCGGCTCCTCGGGCCGCCACTGACAGGCCTGATGCCCGGCGTCCCCGCGAGCCTGTTTCGCGCCTATGACGTGCGCGGCCGCGTCGGCGAGACGCTGACCCCCGGCATCGCCCGGCAACTGGGCCGGGCCTTCGGCAGCGAGGTACGGGCGCGCGACTTCCCCGAGGTGGTGGTGGGACGCGATGCGCGCCCCTCCAGCCAGCCCCTGGCCACCGCCCTCATCGCGGGTCTGCGCCAGTGCGGCGTGGACGTCATCGACCTGGGCGAGGTGCCCACGCCGGTGCTCTCCTTTGCCCTGGAGCACCTGGGCACCGGTACCGGCGTGATGGTCACCGGCAGCCACAACCCGTCCGACTACAACGGCTTCAAGTTCACCCTGGCCGGCCGCGCCCTGCACGGGGACGGCATCCAGCACCTGCGGGCACGCATCGAGGAGGCACACTACACGCACGGCCAGGGCGGCCTGAGGCAGTCCGAGGTGACGGCCGCCTACCTCGATCGCGTACTGCGCGACCTGCGGCTGGCCCGCCCGCTTAAGGTGGCGCTGGACTGCGGCAACGGCATCGCCGCCGCGGTGGCCCCCGCGGTGCTGCGCCGGCTCGGCTGCCAGGTGGTGGAGTGCCACTGCGAGGTGGACGGCCGCTTCCCCCACCATCACCCCGACCCGTCGCGGCCGGAGAACCTCGCCGACCTGATCGACACGGTGCGCCGCGAGGGCTGCGACCTCGGCCTGGCGCTGGACGGCGACGGCGACCGCCTGGGCGTGGTGGATGAACGGGGGGACATCATCTGGCCCGATCGCGTGCTCATGCGCCTGGCCATCGACCTGCTGGCACGACACCCGGGGGCCGTGGTCATCCACGACGTCAAGTGCTCGCGCCACCTGCCCGCCGTGATCCGCGCCCATGGCGGCGAGTCGCTGATGAGCCGCAGCGGCCACTCCTTCCTGCGCGCCCGGCTCGCGGAGGAGCCCCGCGCCCTGCTGGCCGGCGAGCTCAGCGGTCACTTCTTCTATCGCGACGGCTGGTACGGTTTCGACGACGCGATCTATGTCGGTGCCCGGCTGCTGACGATCCTGGCCGCCGACCCCGCGCCCGTCAGCCAGCAGTTCGCGGTACTGCCCCACGACCCGGCCACCCCCGAACTGCAGATCCGCTTCGACCACGAGGGCGCGCAGCACCAGTTCATGCAGCGCCTGAGCGAGGACGTCGCCTTTCCCGGCGCCGAGGTCAGCTGCCTCGACGGCATCCGGGCGGATTTCCCCTGGGGTTTCGGCCTGGTACGCGCCTCCAACACCACGCCCACGCTCACGCTGCGTTTCGAGGCGGACGAGGCAGCCCACCTCGCCCGGATCCAGGACCTCTTCCGGCAAAAGCTGCTGGCCGTGGACCCGACGCTGGCCCTGCCGTTCTGAACCGGCGACGCAATCCCGTATACTTGTGCCCCACTGAATCCCTTACCGACACCGAGCCCATGGACACCAAGAACGCCCACAACATCGCCCGGGTCCTGATCGAGGCCCTGCCCTACATCCAGCGCTTCGCCGACAAGACCGTCGTCATCAAGTACGGCGGCAACGCGATGGTGGACGAAGACCTGAAGAAGAGCTTTGCGCGTGACGTGGTCCTGCTCAAGCAGGTGGGCATCAACCCGGTGATCGTTCACGGTGGCGGGCCGCAGATCGGCAGGCTGCTGGAACAGCTCGGCAAGAAGTCCGAGTTCGTCGAGGGCATGCGCGTCACCGACCGCGAGACCATGGACGTGGTGCAGATGGTGCTGGGCGGGCTGGTGAACAAGGAGATCGTCAACCTGATCAACCAGATCGGCGGACGCGCCGTCGGCCTGACCGGCAAGGACGGCGGCCTGATCCGCGCCCGCCAGCTGAAAATCTCGCGCAAGTCACCGGAGCTGCAGGAGCCGGAGATCATCGACCTCGGACATGTCGGCGAGGTCGCCTCCATCGACCCCGGCATCGTGCACATGCTGGATAACGGCGACTTCATCCCGGTGGTCGCGCCGATCGGCGTGGGCGAGGACGGCACCTCCTACAACATCAATGCCGACCTGGTGGCCGGCAAGCTCGCCTCGGTACTGGGGGCGGAGAAGCTCATGCTGCTGACCAACACGCCGGGCGTGCTGGACAAGGAAGGCAAGCTGCTGACCGGGCTGTCGGCCAGCGCGGTGGAGGACCTGATCGCGGATGGCACCATCCACGGCGGCATGTTGCCGAAGATCCGCTGCGCGCTGGATGCGGTGGCCTCGGGGGTGAAGACCGCGCACATCATCGATGGACGCGTGGAGCACGCGGTACTGCTGGAGCTGTTCACGGACCAGGGCGTCGGTACCCTGATCCGCAGCTGAGCCGCGCAGACGGCGGGGCCTAGCGGGGCCCGCCGTCCGCCTCTTCGGCCTTCAGCACCTTGAACCGCTCGATGTCGGCGGCGAATTTCTCCGCGAGCTCGGTGTGCTCGGCACGGCGCTCCTGCAGGAACTTCTCGTTGTCGAGCAGCGACTGACGGGCCGTGTCGTAGTTTTCCTGCAGCTGCGGCGGCACCGGGTTGCCCTGCTTCTCGATGGCCTCGACCCGCTGCTTGAGCTGGTTCTGCTCGCGACGCAGGCGTTCGAGCTTGCTCTCGGTGATCGCGATCTGCGCCTCGATCTGGGCCAGGCGGTCGTCGCGCGCCATCTCGATCTCCTCCACAGTGGTGAAGGTCTGCAGCAGCACACGATCCTTGCGTTTCTCTTCGTCCAGACGTGCTTGCTCGGCCGCGGCCGCCTCGCGCTGACGCGCCTCCTCGGCCTTCTGGGCCGGGGTCTTGGCCGCCGGATACATGTTCACCCGCCGGCCCTGGTCGTCCAGCACCTCGCGTTCACGCTGGATCGCCTCGGGCGGCAGCTTGTCGCTGTAGTGCACGGTGCCGTCCTCGTCCACCCAGCGATACAGCGCCGACCAGGCATTACCCGAGACCAGTGTCCCGGCAATGACCAGCGCGATTGCCGTGTGGCGCATCACCCGTACTCTCCTGACGTTCATTGCACTCCGCCTTGTTATAGAGCAGATTAGGCGGCCCCACCATTCATCCCGGGGCCACATCTTGGATCTCGTCCAGCAATTCTGGCTGTTTGTCATCGCGCTCGTCGCAAACCTGTTTTCCGCCTTCTCGGGCGGGGGCGCGGGCCTCGTCCAGCTGCCGGCACTGATCTTTCTCGGCCTGCCGTTTCCCGTCGCCCTGGCCACCCACAAGGTCGCGAGCGTGGCCCTCGGCCTTGGCGCCACCCTGCGTCACCGGCGCGAGGGGGGCATCGACTGGCGCTTCGCCGGTTTCATCCTGATCTGCGGCCTGCCCGGGGTGGTGCTCGGGGCCAGCATCATCCTCTCGGTACCGGACCGCGCGGCCGAGATCGCCCTGGGCATCCTCACCAGTGCGCTCGGCATCTATTCCATCCTGCGCCCCAGTCTAGGGCAGGAGGCCCGCCGAAAGCACCGCGACCGGCGGGGTTTTCTGATAGGCGGTAGCGTTCTGTTCCTGATTGGCGCGCTCAACGGCTCGCTCACCTCGGGCACCGGGCTGTTCGTCACGCTCTGGCTGATCGGCTGGTTCGGGCTGGATTACCGTGCCGCCGTCACCTACACGCTGATCCTGGTGGGGCTGTTCTGGAACGGGATGGGGGCACTCACGCTCGGCCTGCTCGGCGAGATCGCCTGGGACTGGCTGCCGGCCCTGCTGCTGGGTTCGCTGCTGGGGGGCTACCTCGGCGCGCACCTGGCCATCAAGAAGGGCAACCGCTGGATCAAGCGCGGCTTCGAGGTCGTGACGCTCGCGGTGGGCGCCAAGCT
The window above is part of the Chromatiales bacterium genome. Proteins encoded here:
- the argB gene encoding acetylglutamate kinase, giving the protein MDTKNAHNIARVLIEALPYIQRFADKTVVIKYGGNAMVDEDLKKSFARDVVLLKQVGINPVIVHGGGPQIGRLLEQLGKKSEFVEGMRVTDRETMDVVQMVLGGLVNKEIVNLINQIGGRAVGLTGKDGGLIRARQLKISRKSPELQEPEIIDLGHVGEVASIDPGIVHMLDNGDFIPVVAPIGVGEDGTSYNINADLVAGKLASVLGAEKLMLLTNTPGVLDKEGKLLTGLSASAVEDLIADGTIHGGMLPKIRCALDAVASGVKTAHIIDGRVEHAVLLELFTDQGVGTLIRS
- the dut gene encoding dUTP diphosphatase — its product is MHKVEVKILDPRIGSEFPLPAYATPGSAGMDLRACLDEAITLEPGDTHLVPTGIAIHIGDPGLAATILPRSGLGHKHGIVLGNLVGLIDSDYQGQLFVSCWNRGREAFSLAPGERLAQLVFVPVVQAQLEVVDEFHESERGEGGFGSSGRH
- a CDS encoding DUF4124 domain-containing protein; amino-acid sequence: MRHTAIALVIAGTLVSGNAWSALYRWVDEDGTVHYSDKLPPEAIQREREVLDDQGRRVNMYPAAKTPAQKAEEARQREAAAAEQARLDEEKRKDRVLLQTFTTVEEIEMARDDRLAQIEAQIAITESKLERLRREQNQLKQRVEAIEKQGNPVPPQLQENYDTARQSLLDNEKFLQERRAEHTELAEKFAADIERFKVLKAEEADGGPR
- the coaBC gene encoding bifunctional phosphopantothenoylcysteine decarboxylase/phosphopantothenate--cysteine ligase CoaBC produces the protein MKRLTNKHILLGVTGGIAAYKAAELTRRLRQAGAEVRVAMTAAAQGFVTPLTFQALSGHPVHTDLMDPEAEAAMGHIELARWADAVLIAPCTADFMARLVQGEADDLLATLCLATRAPLALAPAMNPQMWAHPATQANREALATRGVTLLGPAAGEMACGETGEGRMLEPEALLAGLAGLFETGRLAGRRVVVTAGPTREPIDPVRYISNRSSGRMGFAVAEAAAEAGAEVVLVAGPVALETPARVERIDVETAAQMQAAVMAAIPGADVFIGAAAVADYRVDAVAGQKIKKTGEHLALELVRNPDILAGVAALASRPFVVGFAAETEQLLAHARDKLVRKGLDLIAANAVGEGLGFDTEDNALELLWADGQHSLPRASKTQLARELVAVIADRLDATPGRVVPLRHVSP
- a CDS encoding sulfite exporter TauE/SafE family protein, producing the protein MTSAIAVWRITRTLLTFIALRLVIEQIRRPHHSSRGHILDLVQQFWLFVIALVANLFSAFSGGGAGLVQLPALIFLGLPFPVALATHKVASVALGLGATLRHRREGGIDWRFAGFILICGLPGVVLGASIILSVPDRAAEIALGILTSALGIYSILRPSLGQEARRKHRDRRGFLIGGSVLFLIGALNGSLTSGTGLFVTLWLIGWFGLDYRAAVTYTLILVGLFWNGMGALTLGLLGEIAWDWLPALLLGSLLGGYLGAHLAIKKGNRWIKRGFEVVTLAVGAKLIIG
- a CDS encoding phosphomannomutase/phosphoglucomutase; amino-acid sequence: MPGVPASLFRAYDVRGRVGETLTPGIARQLGRAFGSEVRARDFPEVVVGRDARPSSQPLATALIAGLRQCGVDVIDLGEVPTPVLSFALEHLGTGTGVMVTGSHNPSDYNGFKFTLAGRALHGDGIQHLRARIEEAHYTHGQGGLRQSEVTAAYLDRVLRDLRLARPLKVALDCGNGIAAAVAPAVLRRLGCQVVECHCEVDGRFPHHHPDPSRPENLADLIDTVRREGCDLGLALDGDGDRLGVVDERGDIIWPDRVLMRLAIDLLARHPGAVVIHDVKCSRHLPAVIRAHGGESLMSRSGHSFLRARLAEEPRALLAGELSGHFFYRDGWYGFDDAIYVGARLLTILAADPAPVSQQFAVLPHDPATPELQIRFDHEGAQHQFMQRLSEDVAFPGAEVSCLDGIRADFPWGFGLVRASNTTPTLTLRFEADEAAHLARIQDLFRQKLLAVDPTLALPF